One region of Candidatus Zixiibacteriota bacterium genomic DNA includes:
- the ilvC gene encoding ketol-acid reductoisomerase — protein MRIIRSASLRPLRHRRIAVLGYGAQGRAQALNLRDAGLVPCVGLPARSRSRTSARRDGFHVTTPALAVDQSDIVCVLAPDHLHGELFTQDMRAHLRDGQMLVFAHASSIHFGLIKPPATVDVVLVAPLGPGQRLRELRGRPDGVPCFVAVHQDASGQARATALALARAIGCIPAGAIETTFADEAVGDLFGEQAVLCGGLGALLEAGVETLVAHGLSPAKAYLECVYQLDLIVDLVKSEGLAGMYARISPTAAYGALVGGEQIISKPTRRAMDRLWRDVASGWFLRQWVRVAGRTSRRSQRPTVSPTFQRGEREVRDAFRATKQRR, from the coding sequence GTGCGTATCATCCGCTCCGCATCTCTGCGCCCACTCCGCCACAGACGAATCGCCGTTCTCGGCTATGGCGCACAGGGACGCGCGCAGGCGCTGAATCTCCGCGACGCCGGACTGGTCCCCTGTGTCGGGCTTCCGGCCCGCAGCCGTTCTCGAACGTCGGCGCGTCGCGACGGTTTCCACGTCACCACGCCCGCCCTGGCGGTCGATCAATCGGACATCGTTTGCGTGCTGGCACCCGATCATCTCCACGGTGAGCTCTTCACGCAGGACATGCGCGCCCACCTGCGTGATGGTCAGATGCTCGTCTTCGCGCACGCGTCTTCCATCCACTTCGGCTTGATCAAACCACCGGCAACGGTTGATGTCGTCTTGGTGGCACCCCTGGGTCCGGGCCAACGGTTGCGCGAATTGCGGGGACGGCCCGATGGGGTTCCCTGCTTTGTCGCCGTGCACCAAGATGCCTCCGGTCAGGCGCGCGCCACAGCGTTGGCGCTGGCCCGGGCGATCGGCTGCATCCCGGCGGGCGCGATCGAAACGACCTTTGCCGATGAGGCCGTCGGCGATCTGTTCGGGGAGCAGGCGGTCCTCTGCGGCGGGCTGGGAGCGCTCCTGGAAGCCGGCGTCGAAACGCTCGTCGCCCACGGCTTGTCGCCCGCCAAGGCCTACCTCGAATGCGTCTACCAGCTCGATCTCATCGTCGATCTGGTCAAGAGCGAAGGACTGGCGGGAATGTACGCACGCATCTCCCCCACGGCGGCCTATGGCGCGTTGGTGGGGGGAGAACAGATCATCTCGAAGCCGACCCGTCGGGCAATGGATCGACTGTGGCGTGATGTCGCCTCGGGATGGTTCCTGCGCCAATGGGTGCGTGTGGCGGGACGCACCTCCCGCCGATCGCAGCGCCCCACGGTGTCGCCCACTTTCCAGCGCGGCGAACGCGAAGTGCGGGATGCCTTCCGCGCGACCAAGCAGCGTCGCTGA